The following coding sequences are from one Spea bombifrons isolate aSpeBom1 chromosome 13, aSpeBom1.2.pri, whole genome shotgun sequence window:
- the LOC128471936 gene encoding glucose-6-phosphatase catalytic subunit 1-like yields the protein MESGIDALHASGVQVVYYLQTNYKSSQDWFMFVSFAADLRNTFFIFFPIWFHLHESVGIKLIWVAVIGDWLNLVFKWILFGQRPYWWVHDTDYYRNTSTPVIEQFPVTCETGPGSPSGHAMGSAGIYYVMVTAILTIMLKKKGPSFSSWCIRGALWTIFWTVQACVCLSRIFLAAHFPHQVVAGVISGIVVAEAFHHTQVIYNASLKKYVYTTLFLFSFALGFYLLLKALGVDLLWTLEKAKKWCERPEWVHIDTTPFAGLLRNLGIFFGLGLGLNSKLYQDSCCGKQGSQIRFRLCCIVASLFVLHMFDSFRPPTKVEMLFYALSFCKSAAVPLAAVGIIPYCVSQLLNQQLKKTQ from the exons ATGGAAAGTGGGATTGATGCTCTTCATGCCTCAGGGGTTCAGGTGGTCTATTATCTCCAGACAAACTACAAGAGTTCACAAGACTGGTTCATGTTTGTGTCATTTGCAGCTGATCTTAGAAATACCTTCTTTATCTTTTTCCCAATCTGGTTCCATTTGCATGAATCGGTTGGAATCAAACTTATTTGGGTTGCTGTGATAGGAGACTGGCTGAACCTTGTCTTTAAATG GATACTATTTGGGCAGAGGCCATACTGGTGGGTCCATGATACAGATTATTACAGGAACACCTCTACACCTGTTATTGAACAGTTCCCGGTCACTTGTGAGACTGGTCcag GAAGTCCATCAGGACACGCCATGGGTTCAGCTGGAATATACTATGTAATGGTGACAGCTATTCTCACAATAATGTTAAAGAAGAAAGGACCCTCCTTTAGCAGCTG GTGCATCCGTGGAGCTCTCTGGACCATTTTTTGGACTGTTCAGGCTTGTGTCTGTCTATCTAGAATATTTCTAGCTGCTCATTTTCCACACCAAGTGGTGGCTGGAGTAATATCAG GAATAGTTGTGGCTGAAGCTTTCCATCATACACAAGTCATCTACAATGCAAGTCTGAAGAAATATGTCTATACTACACTCTTCCTGTTCTCCTTTGCACTTGGTTTCTACTTACTCCTAAAAGCACTTGGTGTAGACCTTCTTTGGACCCTGGAAAAAGCCAAGAAATGGTGTGAAAGGCCAGAGTGGGTTCATATTGACACTACACCATTTGCAGGCCTTCTCAGAAATCtaggtattttttttggtttaggaCTGGGACTCAATTCAAAGCTTTATCAAGACAGTTGTTGCGGTAAACAAGGGAGTCAAATCAGGTTCCGTCTCTGTTGTATAGTGGCATCTCTGTTTGTTCTGCATATGTTTGACTCATTCAGGCCAccgaccaaagtggagatgctCTTCTATGCTCTGTCTTTCTGCAAAAGTGCAGCTGTGCCCCTGGCAGCCGTAGGAATTATTCCTTACTGTGTGTCACAGTTACTTAATCAACAATTAAAAAAGACACAGTAG